One genomic window of Metopolophium dirhodum isolate CAU chromosome 4, ASM1992520v1, whole genome shotgun sequence includes the following:
- the LOC132943081 gene encoding uncharacterized protein LOC132943081 isoform X2: MLVKSPSKTPVFESIDDNFCMVKNVSPYRRNKHFVLSPNNLARAEKNKKRNLSEFPRKYPSPETFQSQKKIKSAPLMKMTKYHSLSQEISPTTVQKYSPLKTYAQASAARSAVSKQLFRPDNLSQPLTTLLENKQKTPPKPNKLKNSSDQFKELILYNLLVLKHSIRNINEKLTLVVERQISHNYNVEESNDLTLEYSNLDCLLPIDEEDTLDNIEEQIRSTMHH, from the exons ATGCTTGTCAAATCACCATCAAAAACTCCAGTTTTTGAAtcta TTGATGATAATTTCTGCATGGTGAAAAATGTGTCACCTTATAgaagaaataaacattttgtacttTCTCCTAATAATTTGGCAAGagcagaaaaaaacaaaaagagaaATTTATCTGAATTTCCTAGAAAATATCCATCTCCTGAAACTTTTCAATCac agaaaaaaattaaatcagcacCTCTTATGAAGATGACTAAATACCATt ctcTTTCACAAGAAATATCTCCTACTACTGTTCAGAAGTATTCACCATTAAAAACatatg cACAAGCATCTGCGGCGAGATCTGCGGTATCCAAGCAATTATTTAGACCAGATAACTTAAGCCAACCGTTGACTactt tattagaaaataaacaaaaaacgcctccaaaaccaaataaattaaaaaattcttcaG ATCAATTTAAGGAACTCATTTTATACAATCTTTTAGTATTGAAACACAGCATTAGaaacatcaatgaaaaattgacATTGGTTGTCGAAAGGCAGATTTCACACAATTATAATGTTGAAGAATCTAATGATCTTACATTAGAATATTCTAATTTGGACTGCTTATTACCAATTGATGAAGAAGATACATTAGACAATATAGAAGAACAGATAAGAAGTACCATGCATCATTG a
- the LOC132943081 gene encoding uncharacterized protein LOC132943081 isoform X1, with amino-acid sequence MLVKSPSKTPVFESIDDNFCMVKNVSPYRRNKHFVLSPNNLARAEKNKKRNLSEFPRKYPSPETFQSQKKIKSAPLMKMTKYHSLSQEISPTTVQKYSPLKTYAQASAARSAVSKQLFRPDNLSQPLTTLLENKQKTPPKPNKLKNSSEDQFKELILYNLLVLKHSIRNINEKLTLVVERQISHNYNVEESNDLTLEYSNLDCLLPIDEEDTLDNIEEQIRSTMHH; translated from the exons ATGCTTGTCAAATCACCATCAAAAACTCCAGTTTTTGAAtcta TTGATGATAATTTCTGCATGGTGAAAAATGTGTCACCTTATAgaagaaataaacattttgtacttTCTCCTAATAATTTGGCAAGagcagaaaaaaacaaaaagagaaATTTATCTGAATTTCCTAGAAAATATCCATCTCCTGAAACTTTTCAATCac agaaaaaaattaaatcagcacCTCTTATGAAGATGACTAAATACCATt ctcTTTCACAAGAAATATCTCCTACTACTGTTCAGAAGTATTCACCATTAAAAACatatg cACAAGCATCTGCGGCGAGATCTGCGGTATCCAAGCAATTATTTAGACCAGATAACTTAAGCCAACCGTTGACTactt tattagaaaataaacaaaaaacgcctccaaaaccaaataaattaaaaaattcttcaG aaGATCAATTTAAGGAACTCATTTTATACAATCTTTTAGTATTGAAACACAGCATTAGaaacatcaatgaaaaattgacATTGGTTGTCGAAAGGCAGATTTCACACAATTATAATGTTGAAGAATCTAATGATCTTACATTAGAATATTCTAATTTGGACTGCTTATTACCAATTGATGAAGAAGATACATTAGACAATATAGAAGAACAGATAAGAAGTACCATGCATCATTG a
- the LOC132943081 gene encoding uncharacterized protein LOC132943081 isoform X3: protein MLVKSPSKTPVFESIDDNFCMVKNVSPYRRNKHFVLSPNNLARAEKNKKRNLSEFPRKYPSPETFQSPLSQEISPTTVQKYSPLKTYAQASAARSAVSKQLFRPDNLSQPLTTLLENKQKTPPKPNKLKNSSEDQFKELILYNLLVLKHSIRNINEKLTLVVERQISHNYNVEESNDLTLEYSNLDCLLPIDEEDTLDNIEEQIRSTMHH from the exons ATGCTTGTCAAATCACCATCAAAAACTCCAGTTTTTGAAtcta TTGATGATAATTTCTGCATGGTGAAAAATGTGTCACCTTATAgaagaaataaacattttgtacttTCTCCTAATAATTTGGCAAGagcagaaaaaaacaaaaagagaaATTTATCTGAATTTCCTAGAAAATATCCATCTCCTGAAACTTTTCAATCac ctcTTTCACAAGAAATATCTCCTACTACTGTTCAGAAGTATTCACCATTAAAAACatatg cACAAGCATCTGCGGCGAGATCTGCGGTATCCAAGCAATTATTTAGACCAGATAACTTAAGCCAACCGTTGACTactt tattagaaaataaacaaaaaacgcctccaaaaccaaataaattaaaaaattcttcaG aaGATCAATTTAAGGAACTCATTTTATACAATCTTTTAGTATTGAAACACAGCATTAGaaacatcaatgaaaaattgacATTGGTTGTCGAAAGGCAGATTTCACACAATTATAATGTTGAAGAATCTAATGATCTTACATTAGAATATTCTAATTTGGACTGCTTATTACCAATTGATGAAGAAGATACATTAGACAATATAGAAGAACAGATAAGAAGTACCATGCATCATTG a